From the genome of Mycobacterium kansasii ATCC 12478:
GCCTCCACCGGCGGTTGTCGGGCGGGTTGCTGCTGCTGATAGCGCTGACCGTCGCGGGCGGCCTGGCTGCCGTACTGACACCCACCCCACAGGTGGCCGTAGCCGACGAGTCGTCCTCAGCGCTGCTGCGCACCGGAAAGCAGCTGTTCGACACGTCGTGCGTGTCCTGCCACGGCGCCAACCTGCAGGGCGTGCCCGACCACGGGCCCAGCCTGATCGGCGTCGGCGAGGCGGCCGTCTACTTCCAGGTCTCGACAGGCCGGATGCCCGCGATGCGGGGTGAGGCTCAGGCGCAGCGCAAGGAGCCGATCTTCGACGAGGCCCAGATCGACGCGCTCGGTGCCTACGTGCAGGCCAACGGGGGCGGGCCCACCGTGGTCCGCAACCCCGACGGCAGCATCGCCACCAAATCCCTGCGGGGAGACGACCTGGGGCGCGGGGGCGACTTGTTCCGTCTCAACTGCGCCTCGTGCCACAACTTCACCGGCAAGGGCGGCGCGCTGTCGTCGGGCAAATACGCGCCCGACCTGGGGCCCGCCAATGAGCAGCAAATCCTCACCGCGATGCTGACCGGGCCGCAGAACATGCCGAAGTTCGACGACCGCCAGCTGTCCTTCGAAGCCAAGAAGGACATCATCGCCTACGTGCGGACCGTCGCCGAGGAACGGTCGCCGGGTGGCTACGGACTTGGCGGATTCGGACCCGCGCCCGAAGGCATGGCGATGTGGATCATCGGCATGGTCGCCGCCATCGGGCTGGCACTGTGGATTGGGGCGCGATCATGAGCGACGGCTCTCCCGTGAGCGGCGACGCCAAGACCGACGGCGGCTCGGACACCGGCTCTGACACCGACAAGGCGCCCGCCGCAGCCCATGAGCCGGACGAGGCTGCGCTGGCCGCGATGTCGCAGCAGGAACTGCTCGACCTCGGCGGCAAGCTCGACGGTGTCCAGATCGCCTACAAGGAACCCCGCTGGCCGGTCGAGGGCACCAAGGCCGAGAAACGCGCCGAGCGCGGAGTGGCGGTCTGGCTTTTGCTGGGCGGTGCATTCGGACTCGCTCTGCTGCTGGTTTTCCTCTTCTGGCCGTGGCAGTACAAAGCCAGCGGAGAGTCGGGAAGCTTCCTGTACTCGCTTGCCACCCCGCTGTACGGACTGACCTTCGGGCTGTCCATCCTGGCAATCGCGATCGGGGCGGTGCTGTTCCAGAAACGCTTTATCCCGGAAGAGATCACGATCCAGGACCGGCACGACGGCGCGTCTCGCGAGATCGACCGCAAGACGGTGGTGGCCAATCTGACCGACGCCTTCGAGAGTTCGACCATCCGGCGCCGCAAACTCGTCGGGCTGTCCTTGGGCATGGGATTGGGCGCGTTCGGGCTCGGCACCCTGGTCGCGTTTGCCGGCGGCCTCATCAAGAACCCGTGGAAGCCGGTCGTCCCCACCGCCGAGGGCATGAAGGCCGAGCTATGGACCTCCGGCTGGACCCCGCGCTACAAGGGAGAGACGATCTATCTGGCGCGGGCCACCGGTTTGCACGATGGGCCACCGTTTATCAAACTGCGCCCCGAGGATATGGACGCCGGCGGCATGGAGACGGTGTTCCCGTGGCGGGAATCCGATGGTGATGGCACCACCGTGGAATCCCACGAGAAGTTGCAGGCCATCGCGATGGGAATTCGCAATCCGGTGATGCTCATCCGCATCAAGCCAAGCGATTTGGGCAAAATGGTCAAACGTCAAGGCCAGGAGAGCTTCAACTTCGGCGAGTTCTTCGCCTACACCAAGGTCTGCTCGCACTTGGGTTGCCCGGCATCACTGTACGAACAGCAGACCTACCGAATCCTGTGCCCGTGTCACCAGTCGCAGTTCGACGCGCTGCACTTCGCCAAGCCGATATTCGGCCCGGCTGCCCGCGCGTTGGCGCAACTGCCCATCACTATCGACTCCAACGGATATTTCGTCGCCAACGGCGATTTCGTCGAGCCCGTCGGACCGGCATTCTGGGAGCGCACAACATCATGAGTCCAAATCTCCGTCCTCCGAAAATCGGTGATGTGCTGGCCCGTCAAGCCGAGGACGTCGACACCCGGTATCACCCTTCGGCCGCGCTGCGCCGACAGCTGAACAAGGTCTTCCCGACCCACTGGTCGTTCCTGCTCGGCGAGATCGCGCTGTACAGCTTTATCGTCCTACTTATCACCGGCGTGTACCTGACGCTGTTCTTCGACCCGTCGATGACCGAGGTCACCTACAACGGCGTCTATCAACCATTGCGCGGCGTCGAGATGTCGCGCGCCTATGAAACGGCACTGGACATCTCGTTCGAAGTCCGGGGCGGGTTGTTTGTCCGCCAGATCCACCACTGGGCCGCATTGATGTTCGCCGCGGCGATCATGGTGCACCTGGCCCGGATTTTCTTCACCGGGGCCTTCCGGCGGCCGCGCGAGGCCAACTGGGTCATCGGGTCGCTGCTGCTGATCCTAGCGATGTTCGAGGGCTACTTCGGCTACTCCCTGCCCGACGACCTGCTGTCGGGTATCGGTCTGCGGGCCGCGCTTTCGTCGATCACGCTCGGCATGCCGGTGATCGGCACTTGGTTGCACTGGGCGCTGTTCGGCGGCGATTTCCCGGGCACCATCCTGATTCCCAGGCTCTATGCGCTGCACATTCTGCTGCTGCCCGGAATCATCCTGGCGCTGATCGGTTTGCACCTGGCACTGGTGTGGTTCCAGAAGCACACCCAGTTCCCGGGCCCCGGCCGGACCGAGCACAACGTCATCGGTGTGCGGGTCATGCCGGTGTTCGCGTTCAAGTCCGGCGCGTTTTTCGCCGCGATCGTCGGCGTGCTGGGCCTGATGGGTGGCCTGCTGCAGATCAACCCGATCTGGAATCTCGGTCCCTACAAGCCGTCACAGGTGTCGGCCGGCTCCCAGCCCGACTTCTACATGATGTGGACCGAAGGGCTGGCCCGTATCTGGCCGCCGTGGGAGTTCTACTTCTGGCACCACACCATTCCCGCGGCGGTGTGGGTGGCGCTGATCATGGGCCTGATCTTTGTGCTGCTGATCGTCTACCCGTTCCTGGAGAAGCGGTTCACCGGCGACTACGCGCATCACAACCTGCTGCAGCGGCCACGGGACGCCCCGGTGCGGACCGCGGTCGGCGCGATGGCGATCGCCTTCTACATGGTGCTCACCCTGGCCGCCATGAACGACATCATCGCGTTCAAGTTCCACATCTCGCTCAACGCGACGACCTGGATCGGCCGCATCGGCATGGTGGTGCTGCCACCGTTCGTATACTTCCTCAGCTACCGGTGGTCCATCGGACTGCAGCGCAGTGACCGGTCGGTGCTCGAGCACGGCGTCGAGACCGGCATCATCAAGCGGCTGCCGCACGGGGCCTACATCGAGCTGCACCAGCCGCTCGGTCCGGTCGACGACCACGGACATCCGCTACCGCTGGAGTACCAGGGCGCTGCTGTTCCCAAGCGAATGAACAAGCTGGGCTCGGCCGGCGCGCCGGGTAGTGGCAGCTTCTTGTCCGCCGATCCGGGATCAGAGGACGCGGCGTTGCGGGAGGCCGGTCATGCCGCCGAGCAACGTGCGCTGACCGCGCTACGCGAATACCAGGACAGCATCGCCGGCTCGCCCAACGACGAGCACGGCCAGCACTAGCCGGCGGGAGGCCCGGTTCCTCGGTGGGTCGGACAGATCCCATCAAGGAACGGGGCTATCAGCGCCACAGCTGGCGCCGAGGCGGAGCGTGCAGCGTCGGTAGGTGCCCGCCCTCGTTGGTCCGTGTCAGTCGGTGTTCTCTCGACCGCCCGCCGGGTCGTCATCGACGGTGAGCAGCTCGTGCAGCGTGTGGGATGTCGTGTGGGCCGCGGCCGAGAACGGCTCGAGGACAACGTCTACGCCGGCGGCCCGCAGTTGCTCGGCGTCGTGCTGGGTGTGGGCCGTCAACGCTATGGTGCCCCCGAATCGATGGTGGCGAAGGCTATGCAGCAGCGCCAGATTCGTCTGCAGGACCGGAATGGCGCTGATCACGTACCTTGCCCGATCCAGCGGTAAGGCTTCGAGGAAATGAATGTCCTCGGCGCTACCGAACACCGCCGTGACACCCTTGCGGTCATGAGTCTTGACCCCATGCGGATCGAAATCGACTCCGAGCACCCGATGACCGACGCTGCTGAGCCGTTCGGCCAGGTGACCGCCGAACCGTCCCAGCCCAAACAAGATAACGTCGAAATCGTCTTCGGCACTTTGACTTTCGGGTTCACGGATCGCGCTCCGCTCGAACAGCGAAAGCCACCGCTTCAACCGCCGGTAGAGCTGATGTGAGTACACGATCATGTACGTCGAGGCGCCGATGGTGATCAGGCCGACGACGGTGATCAGACTGACGGTCGCGTTCGTGATGTGGCCCAGGCTCAGCCCCAAAGTTGCGAGTATGAGCGAGAACTCCGATATCTGGGCGACGGTCAGCCCGGCGAGAAAGCCCACCCGCACGGGGTAGCGCAATGCAGCCATGATCGCGATCACGATCAACGGATTTCCGACCAGCACGAACGCCGAGAACACCAGGGCCTCAGTGAATTGCTGTGCGGTATCGGTGAATTCGAGGCGAGCACCAAGGTCGAGAAAGAAAAACAGCAGCAGGAAGTCCCGTAGGCTGACCAGCCGGGCGCCCAGCGCGTCACGAAACGGCGTGCCCGCTATGGACACTCCGGCGAGAAACGCGCCGACTTCGGAGCTGAATCCGAGCCACTCACTCAACGCCGCCACTGATACCGCATAGGACACTCCGAAAAGCACCAGGAGTTCTTGGGAGCGGGCGATCTGCGGCAGCAGCCACGGCAGGATATACCGCATGAGCAGCCAGGTTCCGACGAGCAGTCCGGCGCCTTTCAGTAGTACTGCCATGATCGCCAGCCCGAAGTTGTCTCCGGCGTTTTGCCCGAACGCGGTGAGGGCGATCATCACCAGTACGACGATGATGTCTTGGACGATGAGGAAGCCGACCGCTATCCGCCCGTGCAGCTGGTCAAGTTCGCGCTTGTCCGACAACAGCTTCACGATGATGATCGTGGACGAAAAGGTAAGGGCCACAGCAATATAGATCGCAGTCACACTGTCCATGCCGAAGGCCAGGGCAATCAGATATCCGATGACGGAGGTGAAGATCACCTGTCCGAGGCCGGTGGCCACCGCTACGGGCCCGGTGCCGCGGACCATATGCAGATCGAGCCGCAGGCCAACCAGGAACAACAGGATCGCTATGCCCAGTCGGGCCAACAGTTCGATGGTGCCGCCTGCCGACACCCAGCCGGTACCTATCGGGCCGACCGCGATGCCCACCACGATGAATGCGACGATCAGCGGCTGGCGCAACCGGGTGGCGAGCAGACCGGCCGCCGTGGCGATAGCCAGGATGATCGCGATGGTCGGGAACGGGTGCAGGTCCAACGTCAGGCCTCGGCCGCCGGTACGACGAGCACGTCGGCCCGAGTCTGACGCATCACGTGCTGAGCGACGCTGCCGAGAACCGCATACGACATCGGCGAACGCGCACCAGTTCCGACAACGACCAAGTCGGCGGCCCAGGACCGGCACAGTTCCAGTACCCGAGTCCGCGGGTGTCCCGACGTGATCTTGACCTGACTCGGGCGCGGGTTCAGTGTTTCGGTCAACTGCGCGATGTGTTCTCGGGCCTGCCGGGTTGAAGTTCGGCGCAGCGTTTCGATTTGGTCGTCACCGACACCGTACATCCGCATCAGGTTCTCGCCGACAACAGTGCAGACGTGCACGAGGTAATGGTCTGCGGTCGGCGTCATGCGAGTTGCCAACCGCGCGCTGTCGGCCGCCGGCGGGGACATATCGACGGCCAGGATGACCGTGCGGTACGCCGCCGTGGTGGGTTGTTTGACCAGCAAGACGGGAGCCGGAGTCATCCGCACCAGGTTCTCGGCGGTACTGCCGAGTAAAACGTCGGTCGGCCAGTCCGCGCCGTGCGCACCGACGACCACCAGGTCGACCTCGCGTTCGGCTGCCTCGGCGGCGATTTCGCCGGCAGCCGGTCCGCGGCGGATCGCGATGTCTACCGGGGCGGAATCAAGGTATTCGACGAGATGTGCTTCCACAGTGCGGCGTGCCGGATCGGCCATGTCGGCAACAATTTCGGCCGGCACCACGTGCAGTACGGTCAGCCGCGCACCGTGCTCGTGCGCAAGTTGTGCGGCTCGGATCAACGCCAGGCCAGCCCGTGGCGATAAGTCGGTCGCGACCAGTACGTGCCCGGGCGGCACGGCAACAGCCATTCGATGTCCTCCTGTCGCCGAGTCTATTTGCCGAGCGGCTGACAACGACGGCGATGCCGGAGTCCGCGAACATCATTCGACGTATGGGCTCCAGCGGCAACACGAATCACACATGGCCTCTTCCGCGTTGGCCAGCACAGCGTTGAGCCACCTCGCTATTGCGCGTCAACGACCCGGCGCAGCTGCCGGACGTGGTACCACTCGATCGCCGGCATCCCCGCGGTGATAACCGCTGCCGCCCCGTAGCTGACCCATGATGCGCCGTCGTGGCCGACGGCCATCAGATACGTTGCCAACGCCGCACCGATCAAGGCGGTGCCGATGGCACCGGTCAGCGCGACGGTTCCCCGCAACCAGATGCGATCCACCGCTTCACCGGACCGCTCGGCGGCCGCCTCGAATGCCCGGGCTTGGTCTCGGCGGGTCGAGCCGCCGACCGTGCGCACCGCAGATTTCCCCGGCGCGGCCGGCGGTCGGCCGAGCGCACGTGGCGGCGTCGGCCTCGCCGCCGACTCGGCAACCGACATGCGGCGAGCCCGCAACAGCACCGGAATCGCCCCCGCAATGATCAACGCGGAGATGATGATGACGGTGTACAGCACCCAGGTGGTGTGCGAGTCCCTCGGCACCTTGTGAAAGCCGCGTCCGAGGTCGGCCAGCGCGACCGCCGCGGCCACGCTGACGCCGACCAGCACCAGCCAGACCGCCGCACACGCGCCGATCAGGATGCGGTCGACGACGGCTGGAGCCACGATGCCGTCCGGCCCGCGCCGGTATGCGGAGTATCTGCCGAGCATCAGCAGCTCGTTTGCGGTGCGTCGTTGTTGTTCGATGACAGCACCGTCCCGTCACTCGTGGTGATTGAGCAGTTGAGTTTGCTGACCCGGAAAAGACTAGACGCCTCCACCGAGCCCACATCAGATTGTGAGATCGGTGTGACGGTCATCGACCATGGAATGTAGACGTTGTGCTGCGTTCGTCGGCGCCCCGAAGCGTCGACGTAGGTCACCGAGATGATGTCGCCGGGCGCCTTGGTGCCGGTAACCGAATAGGTGACTTGTCGCGGACCAGCCAGGGTGGTGGTGGTTGTAGGCGGTGGCGCCGCCGCCGTCGTCGTCGCCGGAGGCGGTGCCGCCGTGGTCGGCGCTGGTGGCGGGGGCGGAGGCGTCACGGTCACGGTCTGCGTCTCCGTCGCTGTCGGGATCTCGGTGGTGGGCGGTGGTGGTGGCGGAGGTGGTGGCGGCGGTGGCTGGGTCGTCGTTATCTCGTCCTGTATCGGTGGCGCCGACGAGGAGGTAGTTGCCGGGTTGGCCAGTCTTTGGGATCCGGTGCGGGTGACGAGCAGCGACACCGAAACCACCAGGGCGATGGCGGCCAGTATGGCTGCCACGCCGACCACCCATGGCCAGCGCGGGGCGCCATGTTCGTCGTCGGCGTCCGATGCGTCGTCGTAGTTGTCGTAGTCGTAAAGACTGAGATCGGCCGGCAGATACGGCCCGCTGATGAATTGCTCGGACTCTGGCGCCGAGTACGCACGCGAGTAGGCTTCGCTCTCCCCCGTGGGATATGCCGCGTCGAAGTGGCCACTATCGTCAAGCGGTTGCAGTGCTCCACCCTCGGCACCGGCTGCCAGCTCATCACCGGTGTCGCTCAAGGCTTCCAGTTCGGCGCTGGAATCGCCGGCGGAATCGGGTTCTTCAGGTTCCCGTCCGGGCGGATTCGGCCCGCTCATGTTTGCCTACCCTGTCCAAACTGCCTCACCAGAGCGCGGGGCTCCGCGGCTGCATGTGCGCGCGTGCGCTCGGTGGATTCTCACTGTGTATCGCAAACCCTACCCAACCGGGCGGGGCACAGAAGTCGCGGCTAACTGGCCGCCGATCAACTGATGCCCTGATTGTGACCTTTCCGGCTGTGATCAGTGCTTCTCGGGTCCGACGTAGTACTCGAAGACCAGTCCGGCCGCCGAAGCCAGGACGAATACCACGCCGGCAACGATGAGCCAGGGCAGCCATAGCGCGACACCCGTCGCCGCCACCGAACCGGACAACGCGACCAGGATCGGCCACCAGCTGTGCGGGCTGAAGAACCCCAATTCCCCTGCGCCATCGCTAATTTCGGCACCCTCGTAGTCCTCGGGCCGGGTGTCCAGCCGGCGGGCCACAAATCGGAAGAACGTGGCGACGATCAACGCCATGCCGCCTGTCAGTGCCAGCGCAGTTGTGCCGGCCCACTCGACCCCACCGGTGGCGAACATCGAAGTCAGCACACCGTAGAGCACCGCACACAACACGAAGAACGCGGCGACGAACTCGAAAAGCCTGGCTTCGATATGCATTGTCCAGTGTCCTAACCTTGGCTCGGGGCCAATTGACCGCGGCGGGCGTCGAACGGATGGGTTGTCACGGCGAGGGGCGGCTGGTTGATCGCCTGCAAGGCTTCGGCGTTGGTCTTACCGTCGATCCGTTGCTGTAAGTAGGCCTTGAAGTCGTTGGGGGCCACCACGCGAACTTCGAAGTTCATCATGGCGTGGTAGGTGCCGCACATTTCGGCGCAATGGCCGACGAACGCTCCGGTCTTGGTGATCTGCTCGATCTGGAAGACGTTGACCGAATTATTCGCCGCCGGATTGGGCATCACATCACGCTTGAACAAGAACTCGGGCACCCAGAAGGAATGGACCACGTCGGCCGAGTTCAGCTCGAATTCGATGCGCTTGCCGGCCGGCAACACCAGGACCGGGATTTCGTTCGTGGTGCCCAGCGTCTCGATCTTGTCGAAGTTGAGATAGCTGCGGTCCTCGGTGTTACGCCCGGCAACCGGTCCGACGAGCTCTTCACCGTGGGCGTCCTTGCCCTCCGGCTTGGATTCAACGGCGTGCTTGCGGGCCTCGTCGGCGCCATCGTAGGTCAAGGTGTGGTCGTGGAAGTCGACCCGCTGGTAGCCGAACTTCCAGTTCCATTGGAAAGCCGTGACGTCGATCACGACCTCCGGGTCTTTGGTGGTGTGCAGCATCTTCTCCTGCACGACGACGGTGAAGTAG
Proteins encoded in this window:
- a CDS encoding ubiquinol-cytochrome c reductase iron-sulfur subunit, producing MSDGSPVSGDAKTDGGSDTGSDTDKAPAAAHEPDEAALAAMSQQELLDLGGKLDGVQIAYKEPRWPVEGTKAEKRAERGVAVWLLLGGAFGLALLLVFLFWPWQYKASGESGSFLYSLATPLYGLTFGLSILAIAIGAVLFQKRFIPEEITIQDRHDGASREIDRKTVVANLTDAFESSTIRRRKLVGLSLGMGLGAFGLGTLVAFAGGLIKNPWKPVVPTAEGMKAELWTSGWTPRYKGETIYLARATGLHDGPPFIKLRPEDMDAGGMETVFPWRESDGDGTTVESHEKLQAIAMGIRNPVMLIRIKPSDLGKMVKRQGQESFNFGEFFAYTKVCSHLGCPASLYEQQTYRILCPCHQSQFDALHFAKPIFGPAARALAQLPITIDSNGYFVANGDFVEPVGPAFWERTTS
- a CDS encoding DUF2561 family protein, with product MLGRYSAYRRGPDGIVAPAVVDRILIGACAAVWLVLVGVSVAAAVALADLGRGFHKVPRDSHTTWVLYTVIIISALIIAGAIPVLLRARRMSVAESAARPTPPRALGRPPAAPGKSAVRTVGGSTRRDQARAFEAAAERSGEAVDRIWLRGTVALTGAIGTALIGAALATYLMAVGHDGASWVSYGAAAVITAGMPAIEWYHVRQLRRVVDAQ
- a CDS encoding cytochrome b, with protein sequence MSPNLRPPKIGDVLARQAEDVDTRYHPSAALRRQLNKVFPTHWSFLLGEIALYSFIVLLITGVYLTLFFDPSMTEVTYNGVYQPLRGVEMSRAYETALDISFEVRGGLFVRQIHHWAALMFAAAIMVHLARIFFTGAFRRPREANWVIGSLLLILAMFEGYFGYSLPDDLLSGIGLRAALSSITLGMPVIGTWLHWALFGGDFPGTILIPRLYALHILLLPGIILALIGLHLALVWFQKHTQFPGPGRTEHNVIGVRVMPVFAFKSGAFFAAIVGVLGLMGGLLQINPIWNLGPYKPSQVSAGSQPDFYMMWTEGLARIWPPWEFYFWHHTIPAAVWVALIMGLIFVLLIVYPFLEKRFTGDYAHHNLLQRPRDAPVRTAVGAMAIAFYMVLTLAAMNDIIAFKFHISLNATTWIGRIGMVVLPPFVYFLSYRWSIGLQRSDRSVLEHGVETGIIKRLPHGAYIELHQPLGPVDDHGHPLPLEYQGAAVPKRMNKLGSAGAPGSGSFLSADPGSEDAALREAGHAAEQRALTALREYQDSIAGSPNDEHGQH
- a CDS encoding cytochrome c oxidase subunit 4, encoding MHIEARLFEFVAAFFVLCAVLYGVLTSMFATGGVEWAGTTALALTGGMALIVATFFRFVARRLDTRPEDYEGAEISDGAGELGFFSPHSWWPILVALSGSVAATGVALWLPWLIVAGVVFVLASAAGLVFEYYVGPEKH
- a CDS encoding c-type cytochrome yields the protein MKKLGFTRSGGSAQRNSRSRRRLHRRLSGGLLLLIALTVAGGLAAVLTPTPQVAVADESSSALLRTGKQLFDTSCVSCHGANLQGVPDHGPSLIGVGEAAVYFQVSTGRMPAMRGEAQAQRKEPIFDEAQIDALGAYVQANGGGPTVVRNPDGSIATKSLRGDDLGRGGDLFRLNCASCHNFTGKGGALSSGKYAPDLGPANEQQILTAMLTGPQNMPKFDDRQLSFEAKKDIIAYVRTVAEERSPGGYGLGGFGPAPEGMAMWIIGMVAAIGLALWIGARS
- a CDS encoding MmpS family transport accessory protein, whose product is MSGPNPPGREPEEPDSAGDSSAELEALSDTGDELAAGAEGGALQPLDDSGHFDAAYPTGESEAYSRAYSAPESEQFISGPYLPADLSLYDYDNYDDASDADDEHGAPRWPWVVGVAAILAAIALVVSVSLLVTRTGSQRLANPATTSSSAPPIQDEITTTQPPPPPPPPPPPPTTEIPTATETQTVTVTPPPPPPAPTTAAPPPATTTAAAPPPTTTTTLAGPRQVTYSVTGTKAPGDIISVTYVDASGRRRTQHNVYIPWSMTVTPISQSDVGSVEASSLFRVSKLNCSITTSDGTVLSSNNNDAPQTSC
- a CDS encoding cytochrome c oxidase subunit II, coding for MTLREPGRSQCLSQGNSEIRSAGRRRGARGLAPRLRLAALTGALGVLAVTLSGCSWSEALGLGWPEGVTPEAHANRELWVGAVIASLVVGVIVWGLIFWTAVFHRKKRSDADFPRQFGYNMPLELVLTVTPFLIISVLFYFTVVVQEKMLHTTKDPEVVIDVTAFQWNWKFGYQRVDFHDHTLTYDGADEARKHAVESKPEGKDAHGEELVGPVAGRNTEDRSYLNFDKIETLGTTNEIPVLVLPAGKRIEFELNSADVVHSFWVPEFLFKRDVMPNPAANNSVNVFQIEQITKTGAFVGHCAEMCGTYHAMMNFEVRVVAPNDFKAYLQQRIDGKTNAEALQAINQPPLAVTTHPFDARRGQLAPSQG
- a CDS encoding cation:proton antiporter, which codes for MDLHPFPTIAIILAIATAAGLLATRLRQPLIVAFIVVGIAVGPIGTGWVSAGGTIELLARLGIAILLFLVGLRLDLHMVRGTGPVAVATGLGQVIFTSVIGYLIALAFGMDSVTAIYIAVALTFSSTIIIVKLLSDKRELDQLHGRIAVGFLIVQDIIVVLVMIALTAFGQNAGDNFGLAIMAVLLKGAGLLVGTWLLMRYILPWLLPQIARSQELLVLFGVSYAVSVAALSEWLGFSSEVGAFLAGVSIAGTPFRDALGARLVSLRDFLLLFFFLDLGARLEFTDTAQQFTEALVFSAFVLVGNPLIVIAIMAALRYPVRVGFLAGLTVAQISEFSLILATLGLSLGHITNATVSLITVVGLITIGASTYMIVYSHQLYRRLKRWLSLFERSAIREPESQSAEDDFDVILFGLGRFGGHLAERLSSVGHRVLGVDFDPHGVKTHDRKGVTAVFGSAEDIHFLEALPLDRARYVISAIPVLQTNLALLHSLRHHRFGGTIALTAHTQHDAEQLRAAGVDVVLEPFSAAAHTTSHTLHELLTVDDDPAGGRENTD
- a CDS encoding universal stress protein, producing MAVAVPPGHVLVATDLSPRAGLALIRAAQLAHEHGARLTVLHVVPAEIVADMADPARRTVEAHLVEYLDSAPVDIAIRRGPAAGEIAAEAAEREVDLVVVGAHGADWPTDVLLGSTAENLVRMTPAPVLLVKQPTTAAYRTVILAVDMSPPAADSARLATRMTPTADHYLVHVCTVVGENLMRMYGVGDDQIETLRRTSTRQAREHIAQLTETLNPRPSQVKITSGHPRTRVLELCRSWAADLVVVGTGARSPMSYAVLGSVAQHVMRQTRADVLVVPAAEA